The Methanofollis sp. UBA420 DNA segment AGGCTGAGGCGACCGGATGCCAGGGCTTCTGCGAACGCGGGCCGCTGGTCATCCTGAGGCTGAAAAAGGATGGCGACGATATCTTCTACCAGCATGTCAGGGAGAAAGACGTCCCTGAGATCCTGGAAAAAACCGTGCTGAGCGGGGAACTCGTCCAGAAACTCCTGTACCGCGACCCCGCAAAGAAGCAGACCGTCGTTTCGCCCGGCGGCATTCCGTTCTACTCCCACCAGAGGCATGTCGTCCTCAAAAACCTTGGGCGGACCAACCCGCTCTCCCTCGACGACGCGATCATGGCCGGTGCCTATGCAGGTCTTGCAAAGGCCCTCTCGATGGCACCGGTCGATGTTGTGCAGATCGTGAAGGACTCGGGCCTCCGCGGCCGGGGCGGCGGTGGCTTCCCGACTGGAGCGAAGTGGGAGTCGGCGGCCGTCGTTGACGCTCCGCAGAAGTTCGTCGTCGTGAATGGCGACGAGGGTGATCCCGGCGCCTTCATGGACCGTGCAGTCATGGAGGGCGACCCCCACACGATGCTCGAAGGCCTTGCCATCGGCGGTTATGCGATTGGCGCCACACGGGGCATAATCTATGTGAGGAACGAGTACCCCATCGCCGTCGACCACCTGCGCCTTGCCATTGAGCAGGCACACGAAGCTGGTCTCCTCGGGAAAGACATTCTCGGCAGCGGTTTTGACTTCGATATCGAGATTGTACGGGGCGGGGGGGCCTTCGTCTGCGGCGAGTCCACGGCCCTGATGACCTCGATCGAGGGGCGTGCCGGCGTGCCGCGGGTGAAGTACATCCGCTCGACAGAGAAGGGCCTCTGGGACCTCCCCGCAGTCCTCAACAATGTCGAGACCTGGGCAAATATCCCGCAGATCATCGTCAACGGTGCAGACTGGTTCAAGAGCATGGGCACGCCGAAGAGCACGGGCACGAAGGTCTTCTCCCTTGTCGGCAAGGTGAAGAACTCTGGCCTTGTCGAGGTCCCGATGGGCACGACCCTGCGCACCATGATCTTCGATATCGGCGGCGGCGTCATGAACGACCGCGAGTTCAAGGCCGTCCAGACAGGCGGCCCCTCGGGCGGTTGTCTGCCGCCAGGCGAACTCGACCGCCCGGTGGACTTTGACCAGCTCAAAGCTGCAGGCTC contains these protein-coding regions:
- a CDS encoding NADH-ubiquinone oxidoreductase-F iron-sulfur binding region domain-containing protein gives rise to the protein MHFTTIKDLEDHRVHLVAGEPDIPHVWVCAGPGCLANGSMNVYRAFLACAEEKGLKVDVDLKAEATGCQGFCERGPLVILRLKKDGDDIFYQHVREKDVPEILEKTVLSGELVQKLLYRDPAKKQTVVSPGGIPFYSHQRHVVLKNLGRTNPLSLDDAIMAGAYAGLAKALSMAPVDVVQIVKDSGLRGRGGGGFPTGAKWESAAVVDAPQKFVVVNGDEGDPGAFMDRAVMEGDPHTMLEGLAIGGYAIGATRGIIYVRNEYPIAVDHLRLAIEQAHEAGLLGKDILGSGFDFDIEIVRGGGAFVCGESTALMTSIEGRAGVPRVKYIRSTEKGLWDLPAVLNNVETWANIPQIIVNGADWFKSMGTPKSTGTKVFSLVGKVKNSGLVEVPMGTTLRTMIFDIGGGVMNDREFKAVQTGGPSGGCLPPGELDRPVDFDQLKAAGSMMGSGGMIVMDDHTCMVNVAQYFVDFLVEESCGKCTPCREGLKEMQTLLHGLTSGTAKTGDVALLKEIAENVRDTALCGLGKTAANPVISTMHWFPEEYEEHEKEGFCRAGVCSGLYALEIDPEVCTGCTLCEKVCPVGAASGEKKQPHVIDKKACVTCGSCLDVCRFKAIKVVRRSE